The following proteins are encoded in a genomic region of Actinomycetota bacterium:
- a CDS encoding alpha/beta hydrolase, with the protein MVPTGVGLKCQRCTGSGGRGGHVLGTRRRVVQAIAGVAVVAAAVAAVVFAVDRPSSTTDRQAQAAGVRVDHIPVTFEGAGGFTLHGAMDLPEGFDGPLPGVVIVPGYGDTTRDGVVGDDGPGDLLYLDLGVALAQEGFAVLRFDKRGSGESTPLTDELRFDQRVEDAVRAVAFLRDQPDVADDAISVVGHDGGGVIGLHIADGALDLDGLVLVNVPGRPLSEVLIAEFRRAGDEMHDDAAEELQRAFQTLRETGEVPQVSDMLRPVFSWTQPGYLREIIDIDPAQAATRVVSPVLIVHGQRDASITDEDVQALRAGLTAAPEVDVVHRPDADHTLRLAGGGRHDGAHGDSGAPAERSAPGARDRAALDEIVRWLVDVAGREAQAQDRSDRVDTAA; encoded by the coding sequence GTGGTCCCCACCGGTGTCGGCCTGAAGTGCCAACGGTGCACCGGCAGCGGCGGGCGTGGCGGCCACGTCCTGGGTACGCGTCGACGGGTCGTGCAGGCGATCGCCGGGGTCGCCGTCGTGGCGGCCGCGGTCGCCGCGGTCGTGTTCGCGGTCGACCGTCCTTCATCGACAACCGACCGCCAGGCACAGGCTGCCGGCGTGCGGGTCGACCACATCCCGGTGACGTTCGAGGGTGCGGGGGGCTTCACGCTCCACGGCGCCATGGATCTGCCCGAGGGGTTCGACGGCCCCCTTCCCGGGGTCGTGATCGTCCCCGGCTACGGCGACACCACCCGCGACGGTGTGGTCGGTGACGACGGTCCCGGCGACCTGCTGTACCTCGACCTCGGCGTGGCGTTGGCGCAGGAGGGCTTCGCCGTGCTGCGCTTCGACAAGCGCGGCTCCGGCGAGAGCACCCCGCTGACCGACGAGCTGCGGTTCGACCAGCGGGTCGAGGACGCCGTGCGCGCCGTCGCGTTCCTGCGCGACCAGCCGGACGTCGCTGACGACGCGATCTCGGTGGTCGGTCACGACGGCGGCGGAGTGATCGGCCTGCACATCGCCGACGGCGCGCTGGACCTGGACGGCCTCGTGCTGGTCAACGTCCCGGGCCGGCCGCTCAGCGAGGTGCTGATCGCCGAGTTCCGCCGCGCGGGGGACGAGATGCACGATGACGCGGCCGAGGAGCTGCAACGCGCCTTCCAGACGCTGCGTGAGACCGGTGAGGTGCCGCAGGTCAGCGACATGCTCCGGCCGGTGTTCAGCTGGACCCAACCCGGGTACCTGCGCGAGATCATCGACATCGACCCGGCCCAGGCGGCCACCCGGGTGGTCAGCCCGGTGCTGATCGTGCACGGCCAACGCGACGCGTCCATCACCGACGAGGACGTGCAGGCGCTGCGGGCGGGACTCACGGCCGCACCGGAGGTCGACGTGGTGCACCGGCCCGACGCCGACCACACCCTCCGGCTGGCGGGTGGAGGACGCCACGACGGGGCGCACGGTGACAGCGGGGCGCCCGCAGAGCGGTCGGCCCCCGGCGCGCGGGACCGTGCGGCCCTGGACGAGATCGTCCGCTGGCTGGTGGACGTGGCCGGTCGTGAGGCCCAGGCGCAGGACCGCAGCGACCGGGTCGACACCGCCGCCTGA